A genomic region of Methanothermobacter thermautotrophicus str. Delta H contains the following coding sequences:
- a CDS encoding glutamate synthase-related protein — protein MRRQRRSEDDREYLKIVQIKRIAHSGEVPVESMGSEKRLPLGLDDLHFLPAQVSKIPLNAEDPVKTDVIIGPESKRPLRLKSPIIISGMSYGAVSEKTRIAIASVADRLKIGFNSGEGGVLQRELEKAGDYLIIQYSTGRFGITEDVLRGAAAIEIRFGQGAYPGKGSYLPPDKISPDVARVRGLAPGEGSYSPAHHHDIRDQMELEEKVKELRKMSGGAPIGAKIGCGNVEDDVKALLDAGVDFISLDGFGGGTGAVNPHIRDNTGIPLIAAIPRAVKTVINEGHGDRVSLIAGGGLRTAADMAKCLALGADAVYTGTAALIALNCQQHRLCHTGKCPTGITTHDPDLLKHMDLERAIEGLENFIRVSTAEIADFCQDHRKG, from the coding sequence ATGAGAAGACAGAGAAGATCCGAGGATGACCGTGAATATCTCAAAATAGTCCAGATAAAAAGGATAGCCCATAGTGGGGAGGTCCCGGTTGAGTCCATGGGATCCGAGAAGAGGCTGCCCCTGGGACTTGATGATCTACACTTCCTTCCGGCACAGGTCTCAAAAATCCCCCTCAATGCAGAGGACCCGGTTAAAACTGATGTAATCATCGGACCTGAATCAAAAAGACCTCTGCGGCTCAAATCCCCCATAATAATAAGTGGTATGAGCTACGGGGCGGTTTCAGAGAAGACCCGTATAGCCATTGCATCCGTTGCAGACCGACTTAAGATTGGATTCAACTCGGGTGAAGGTGGAGTACTGCAGAGGGAACTTGAAAAGGCAGGCGATTACCTCATAATCCAGTATTCCACCGGAAGGTTCGGTATCACCGAGGATGTGCTCAGGGGTGCTGCTGCAATAGAGATAAGATTTGGTCAGGGTGCATATCCCGGTAAAGGAAGTTATCTCCCTCCAGACAAGATAAGCCCTGATGTTGCAAGGGTCCGTGGGCTTGCCCCCGGTGAGGGGTCATATTCGCCTGCACACCACCATGATATACGTGATCAGATGGAACTCGAAGAGAAGGTCAAAGAGCTCAGAAAAATGAGTGGAGGGGCACCCATAGGTGCCAAGATAGGGTGTGGCAACGTGGAGGATGACGTTAAGGCCCTGCTTGATGCTGGAGTAGATTTTATAAGTCTTGACGGTTTTGGTGGGGGTACTGGAGCTGTTAACCCACATATAAGGGACAACACAGGCATCCCCCTCATCGCAGCCATACCACGGGCCGTTAAAACCGTCATCAATGAGGGTCATGGCGATAGGGTGTCCCTCATTGCAGGTGGGGGTCTCAGGACAGCCGCTGACATGGCAAAGTGTCTCGCCCTGGGTGCTGATGCTGTCTACACAGGTACAGCGGCACTCATAGCCCTCAACTGTCAGCAGCACAGGTTATGCCACACCGGCAAGTGTCCGACGGGGATAACAACCCATGATCCTGACCTGCTGAAACACATGGACCTGGAGAGGGCCATTGAAGGACTTGAAAACTTCATAAGGGTTTCAACGGCTGAGATTGCCGACTTTTGCCAGGATCACCGGAAAGGATGA
- a CDS encoding TIGR00295 family protein, producing the protein MSLRLLRVVGCPEWVIDHSLAVRKKALELSRELPVDMKLVEEGAILHDIGRCRTSGVEHAVEGARILEGFGYPPEVVRIVERHVGAGIPPEEAKALGLPPGDYMPRTLEEKIVAHADNLINGSDEVDIDFVIKKWSDRLGADHPSIESLKRLHEELLGHL; encoded by the coding sequence TTGAGCCTACGTTTACTCCGGGTTGTTGGATGTCCCGAGTGGGTGATAGACCACTCCCTAGCCGTCAGAAAAAAGGCCCTCGAGTTATCACGTGAACTCCCGGTTGACATGAAGCTGGTGGAGGAGGGAGCCATTCTTCATGATATAGGCCGCTGCAGGACCAGCGGTGTTGAACACGCGGTGGAGGGTGCGCGCATCCTTGAAGGATTTGGTTACCCCCCCGAAGTTGTGAGGATAGTTGAAAGACACGTGGGGGCAGGTATACCCCCTGAGGAGGCAAAGGCCCTGGGACTTCCTCCAGGAGATTACATGCCAAGAACCCTCGAGGAGAAGATTGTTGCCCATGCAGATAACCTCATAAATGGCTCTGATGAAGTTGATATTGATTTTGTAATAAAAAAATGGTCTGATCGCCTTGGAGCAGACCACCCTTCAATAGAAAGTCTTAAAAGGCTTCATGAAGAGCTTCTGGGACACCTATAA
- the tfe gene encoding transcription factor E produces the protein MIDEQVLQELIHEVITEEEEEEAIPVLECLMKGKVTDEEISEKTQLKLNIVRRILYRLYDAGVASYKRSKDPETQWYTYTWKFEPEKVTEMIKRKHSEIVRKLREALEFEENNMFFVCVNGHYRFTFDEATEENFTCPECGSKMEFMDNSEIIQEIKDELSLYENNGFDSIKTTTINS, from the coding sequence TTGATTGATGAACAGGTGTTACAAGAGTTGATCCATGAAGTTATCACTGAAGAAGAAGAGGAAGAGGCCATACCAGTTCTGGAGTGCCTCATGAAGGGCAAGGTAACAGATGAGGAGATATCAGAGAAAACGCAGCTTAAACTCAACATAGTCAGGAGGATACTCTACAGGCTCTATGATGCAGGTGTGGCAAGTTACAAGAGGAGCAAGGACCCCGAAACACAGTGGTACACCTACACCTGGAAATTTGAGCCTGAGAAGGTTACAGAGATGATAAAAAGGAAGCACAGCGAGATAGTAAGAAAGCTGAGGGAAGCCCTTGAGTTTGAGGAAAACAACATGTTCTTTGTATGTGTAAATGGGCACTACAGATTCACCTTTGATGAGGCCACAGAAGAAAACTTCACATGCCCTGAATGTGGTTCAAAAATGGAGTTCATGGATAACTCTGAAATAATACAGGAGATAAAGGACGAACTCAGTCTCTATGAGAATAACGGATTCGACTCCATAAAAACCACAACAATAAACTCCTAG
- a CDS encoding coenzyme F420-0:L-glutamate ligase, with protein MSPEYRTVPVVTGYIEPGAGFSEIIERAGELARDGDFLVISETPVSVAQGNLVDESRFEPSITAVLLADIWSKYIWGYLLGPILGMKRRTIRNLRRLPPEARAHKEVVLRYYGLKHALKPASEAGIDLSNVPGTLVSLLPENPSGVANLIAGEILRRFGADVTTVIIDTDATYSILGRYFTSLPLSVPGIRSDTGFLGYLAGRFSGRTWPTPLASSRPVKLEVLLEVASAAEEYHRRNTERATVYDMAREFSGRPGNITVEMLSSVEHTPAVIVRPP; from the coding sequence ATGTCCCCTGAGTACAGGACAGTGCCCGTGGTGACGGGTTACATAGAACCGGGTGCAGGTTTCTCAGAGATCATCGAGAGGGCCGGTGAGCTTGCCCGGGATGGAGATTTTCTTGTCATCTCAGAGACACCGGTCTCGGTCGCCCAGGGAAACCTGGTCGATGAATCCCGTTTCGAACCATCCATAACTGCAGTGCTGCTGGCAGATATCTGGTCAAAGTACATCTGGGGCTACCTCCTGGGCCCGATCCTCGGCATGAAGAGGAGGACCATAAGGAACCTCAGAAGACTGCCGCCAGAGGCAAGGGCCCATAAGGAGGTTGTTCTGAGATACTATGGACTTAAACACGCCCTTAAGCCGGCTTCCGAGGCCGGTATTGATCTGAGTAATGTGCCGGGGACCCTTGTTTCACTTCTACCTGAAAACCCATCTGGGGTGGCAAATCTTATTGCCGGTGAGATCCTGCGGAGGTTCGGTGCAGATGTTACCACGGTTATAATCGATACCGATGCAACCTACAGTATACTTGGAAGATACTTCACCTCCCTCCCCCTTTCAGTGCCTGGCATAAGGTCAGATACAGGATTCCTGGGTTACCTTGCAGGGCGGTTCTCTGGAAGAACCTGGCCCACACCCCTTGCATCCTCAAGGCCCGTGAAACTGGAGGTGCTCCTTGAGGTTGCATCAGCTGCAGAGGAATACCACCGCAGGAATACAGAGAGGGCAACGGTCTATGATATGGCCAGGGAATTCAGTGGCAGACCAGGGAATATCACAGTGGAGATGCTATCCTCGGTTGAGCACACACCGGCGGTTATTGTAAGACCTCCATGA
- a CDS encoding (Fe-S)-binding protein, which produces MSQDKSLKEEVTALLPGYNCGICGYARCDEYAAALLKGRAEIDRCHFMYQELFADNLKRLQDILKEEKLLEEEKKIFGVLDGYEADFILKPLPDEGSCREILFPFTSTELRKGDIIRYRPLGCPITHFAEILDENHGLITVHIVGPCHRLGMDDFEYRDIGVCMVGGFEGVIEGELPNIGETVRFLPAHCMMQKVHSGVVVQLEGRRAVIEGIDLKVWAPPVKAR; this is translated from the coding sequence ATGTCCCAGGATAAATCCCTTAAAGAAGAGGTAACTGCTCTGCTCCCAGGATACAACTGCGGGATCTGTGGCTATGCAAGGTGTGATGAGTATGCGGCCGCTCTGCTCAAGGGAAGGGCTGAGATCGACAGATGCCACTTCATGTACCAGGAACTCTTTGCCGATAACCTGAAAAGACTCCAGGACATCCTTAAGGAGGAGAAACTCCTTGAGGAGGAGAAGAAGATCTTCGGTGTCCTTGACGGATACGAGGCCGACTTCATACTGAAACCGCTGCCCGATGAGGGCTCCTGCCGGGAGATCCTCTTCCCATTCACGTCCACTGAACTGCGGAAGGGGGATATAATCAGATACAGACCCCTTGGATGTCCAATAACCCACTTTGCAGAGATACTGGATGAGAACCATGGCCTCATAACGGTGCACATCGTTGGACCATGCCACCGCCTCGGCATGGATGACTTTGAATACAGGGACATCGGAGTCTGCATGGTTGGTGGCTTTGAGGGTGTGATCGAGGGTGAGCTACCGAATATCGGTGAAACCGTACGTTTCCTGCCAGCCCACTGCATGATGCAGAAGGTCCACTCAGGAGTTGTTGTCCAGCTTGAGGGTAGAAGGGCTGTTATAGAGGGAATAGACCTCAAGGTATGGGCACCACCAGTGAAGGCCAGATGA
- a CDS encoding GTP-binding protein — protein MRMVIVAGTPGSGKTAVLMHTLRSLKSRGLKSSVVKIDCLYTDDDKKFEKVGVPTLVGLSMDMCPDHYAIYNIDDMIKWAEKNESDFLIVETAGLCHRCAPYTKNCLGVCVIDATSGPNTPLKVGPFLSTADIAVVTKGDMISQAEREIFRERILEVNPSAKIIEANGLSGQGCMELAEEMIESREVSLENEELRHSAPLAVCTLCVGETRVNKKHHRGILRRIDGFQTYEGE, from the coding sequence ATGAGAATGGTAATTGTTGCCGGAACACCTGGATCTGGAAAAACAGCGGTGCTGATGCACACCCTCAGGAGCCTCAAATCAAGGGGATTGAAGTCATCCGTTGTAAAGATAGACTGCCTATACACCGACGACGATAAGAAATTTGAGAAGGTCGGGGTGCCAACACTGGTTGGCCTGTCAATGGACATGTGCCCGGACCACTACGCCATCTACAACATAGACGACATGATAAAGTGGGCTGAGAAGAACGAGTCAGACTTCCTGATCGTCGAAACAGCAGGGCTATGTCACCGCTGCGCCCCCTACACAAAGAACTGTCTGGGAGTATGTGTCATAGACGCCACCAGCGGACCAAACACTCCCCTTAAGGTTGGTCCTTTCCTCTCAACCGCCGATATCGCGGTGGTGACCAAGGGAGACATGATATCCCAGGCAGAGAGGGAGATATTCAGGGAGCGCATACTGGAGGTTAACCCCTCAGCAAAGATAATAGAGGCCAATGGCCTCAGCGGGCAGGGATGCATGGAACTTGCAGAGGAGATGATCGAAAGCAGGGAGGTTTCCCTTGAAAACGAGGAGCTCCGGCACTCAGCACCCCTGGCAGTGTGCACACTCTGTGTCGGTGAGACAAGGGTTAACAAGAAGCATCACAGGGGAATACTCAGGAGAATAGACGGCTTCCAGACCTACGAAGGAGAATGA
- a CDS encoding ATP-binding cassette domain-containing protein yields the protein MIEKITVIGGYDKFGEKEPVERVEIKKGEIFGVVGPTGSGKSSLIGDIEQLAQMDTFSKRKILVNDEEPSYEDRTNPRKKMVAQLSQNMNFLADMTVGDFLSLHAKCRGASEKCVDRVIELANTLTGEPIKKEHDLTILSGGQSRALMVADVAIISDSPIVLIDEIENAGIRKHDALNVLAGHGKIVLVVTHDPVLALMTDKRIVMKHGGMQKIVTTTPQEKRISRELNKIDELMLSLREKVRRGELVEDIDLSEIINESQ from the coding sequence ATGATAGAGAAAATTACTGTAATCGGCGGTTATGATAAGTTCGGAGAAAAGGAGCCCGTAGAGCGGGTTGAAATAAAGAAGGGTGAAATATTTGGAGTTGTTGGTCCCACAGGCAGTGGTAAAAGTTCACTTATAGGAGATATTGAACAGCTGGCCCAGATGGACACCTTCTCAAAGAGGAAGATCCTTGTGAACGATGAAGAGCCAAGCTATGAGGACCGAACAAATCCCCGGAAAAAGATGGTCGCCCAGCTATCACAGAACATGAACTTCCTGGCCGATATGACTGTGGGAGATTTCCTGAGCCTTCATGCCAAGTGCAGGGGCGCCAGTGAGAAGTGTGTGGACCGCGTCATTGAACTTGCAAACACCCTCACAGGAGAGCCCATCAAAAAGGAGCATGACCTCACAATACTCAGCGGGGGTCAGTCACGGGCATTGATGGTTGCAGACGTGGCGATAATAAGTGACTCCCCCATTGTACTCATAGACGAAATTGAGAATGCGGGTATAAGGAAGCACGACGCCCTCAATGTGCTGGCAGGGCATGGAAAGATCGTCCTTGTTGTAACCCATGACCCTGTACTTGCACTCATGACCGATAAGAGGATCGTCATGAAGCACGGTGGTATGCAGAAGATAGTCACCACAACCCCCCAGGAGAAGAGAATATCCCGGGAACTGAACAAGATAGATGAACTAATGCTCAGCCTCCGTGAAAAGGTCCGGAGGGGTGAGCTGGTTGAGGACATAGACCTGAGCGAAATAATAAATGAGTCCCAGTAA
- the comA gene encoding phosphosulfolactate synthase, with product MNAFDFLTPPRSGKPRKNGITMVLDKGMGPASARDLMEISSDYVDFIKFGWGTLPLHRRDTVKEKVDMYRSFDVEPYPGGTLFEIAHLNDKVEEYFQEARSLGFETLEISNGTVEIETEEKCRLIEMAVDEGFMVLSEVGKKDPERDRLLEPDDRVRLVRADLRAGASMVLMEARESGQNIGIYDERGNIREDEFNHLTDRLPMDRIIWEAPQKSQQVYFILKIGPDVNLGNIPPEEITALETIRRGLRGDTLGKVNL from the coding sequence ATGAACGCCTTTGATTTTCTCACCCCCCCAAGGAGTGGGAAACCTCGAAAAAATGGAATAACCATGGTTCTTGATAAGGGAATGGGTCCCGCAAGCGCCCGTGACCTCATGGAGATATCATCAGATTACGTTGACTTCATAAAGTTTGGATGGGGAACACTCCCCCTCCACAGACGCGACACTGTAAAGGAAAAGGTAGATATGTACAGGTCATTCGATGTGGAACCCTATCCAGGGGGCACGCTATTCGAGATAGCCCATCTCAACGATAAAGTGGAGGAATACTTCCAGGAGGCCCGTAGCCTTGGCTTTGAAACACTTGAGATATCAAACGGGACTGTGGAAATTGAAACTGAAGAAAAATGCCGGCTCATTGAAATGGCTGTCGATGAGGGATTCATGGTCCTATCAGAGGTCGGTAAAAAGGATCCTGAAAGGGACAGGCTCCTCGAACCCGATGATAGGGTCAGACTTGTGAGGGCTGACCTCAGGGCAGGCGCATCAATGGTTCTCATGGAGGCCCGTGAGAGCGGACAGAACATAGGTATATACGATGAGAGGGGAAACATAAGGGAGGACGAATTCAACCACCTCACTGACAGACTCCCCATGGACAGGATAATATGGGAGGCGCCTCAGAAAAGTCAGCAGGTTTACTTCATTTTAAAGATTGGACCAGATGTTAACCTTGGAAACATACCCCCTGAAGAGATAACAGCCCTTGAAACAATACGCAGAGGCTTGAGGGGAGACACTCTCGGAAAGGTGAATCTTTAA
- a CDS encoding pyruvate kinase alpha/beta domain-containing protein, which translates to MEKKICYFEEPGKENTERVLELVGERADQLGIRNFVVASVSGETALRLSEMVEGNIVSVTHHAGFREKGQLELEDEARDALLERGVNVYAGSHALSGVGRGISNRFGGVTPVEIMAETLRMVSQGFKVCVEIAIMAADAGLIPVDEEVIAIGGTAWGADTALVLTPAHMNSVFDLRIHEVIAMPRP; encoded by the coding sequence ATGGAGAAGAAGATATGCTACTTTGAGGAACCAGGTAAGGAAAATACAGAGAGGGTCCTTGAACTTGTAGGGGAGAGGGCTGACCAGCTCGGAATCAGGAATTTTGTTGTGGCATCTGTTTCAGGTGAGACAGCCCTGAGATTATCTGAAATGGTTGAAGGTAACATTGTATCAGTAACCCATCATGCAGGTTTCAGGGAGAAGGGTCAACTTGAACTGGAGGACGAGGCAAGGGATGCGCTCCTTGAGAGGGGTGTGAATGTTTATGCGGGTTCACATGCCCTCAGTGGCGTTGGAAGAGGGATATCAAACAGGTTTGGTGGTGTCACACCCGTGGAGATAATGGCTGAAACCCTGAGGATGGTCTCCCAGGGATTCAAGGTATGTGTTGAGATAGCCATAATGGCTGCAGATGCTGGCCTCATCCCCGTTGATGAAGAGGTTATAGCCATAGGTGGGACAGCATGGGGTGCTGACACCGCCCTTGTACTCACACCCGCCCATATGAACAGTGTATTCGACCTCAGGATCCATGAGGTAATTGCCATGCCCAGGCCATAA
- the ftsZ gene encoding cell division protein FtsZ: MKFINDAIKESEKREKPSSSSMNSEIDRELREIIENSRAKIYVVGTGGAGNNTVTRLSEIGVEGAETIAVNTDAQDLFYSVANRKLLIGKNVCGGLGAGGVPEVGEECAEESEDDIRRELEGADMVFVTCGLGGGTGTGSAPVISKLAKKAGALTIAVATMPFSAEGLKRRENAERGLEKLQSAADTVIVIPNDKLLEVAPNLPLNKAFMVADEILGRAVKGITELITKPGLVSLDFADVRSIMKGSGMAMIGMGEAESGDRALESVYEALNSPLLDLDISNARGALINISGSSDLTLQEAERIVEVVAEELDPDANIIWGAQIQDELQNVIRTTIVVAGVRSPYIYGAHGSAEKEFLEEKQREKDSVDESVLEEFIDGVF; the protein is encoded by the coding sequence TTGAAATTCATTAACGATGCCATAAAGGAATCTGAGAAAAGGGAAAAGCCATCTTCCAGCTCAATGAATTCAGAAATTGACAGGGAACTCCGGGAAATAATTGAAAATAGCAGAGCCAAGATATACGTTGTTGGGACCGGCGGGGCGGGCAACAACACCGTAACAAGGCTCAGTGAGATTGGAGTAGAGGGCGCTGAGACCATAGCCGTTAACACAGATGCCCAGGACCTCTTTTACTCCGTGGCTAACCGGAAGCTTCTCATAGGTAAGAATGTCTGTGGTGGTCTTGGAGCTGGCGGCGTCCCTGAAGTGGGAGAGGAATGCGCAGAGGAAAGTGAGGATGATATTCGCAGGGAACTCGAAGGGGCTGACATGGTCTTTGTAACCTGTGGCCTTGGGGGTGGCACGGGAACAGGGTCCGCACCTGTGATATCAAAACTTGCCAAAAAGGCGGGTGCCCTCACGATAGCCGTTGCAACCATGCCCTTCAGTGCAGAGGGCCTTAAAAGGAGGGAGAATGCTGAGAGGGGTCTTGAGAAACTCCAGAGCGCTGCAGATACAGTCATTGTCATACCCAATGACAAGCTACTGGAGGTTGCACCCAACCTGCCCCTCAACAAGGCCTTCATGGTTGCAGACGAGATCCTTGGAAGGGCGGTTAAGGGTATAACTGAACTCATAACCAAACCCGGACTGGTGAGCCTCGACTTTGCGGATGTGAGGAGCATAATGAAGGGTTCAGGAATGGCCATGATTGGAATGGGCGAGGCCGAATCCGGTGACAGGGCCCTAGAATCAGTTTATGAGGCCCTTAACAGTCCGCTGCTGGATCTTGACATATCCAATGCAAGGGGAGCCCTTATAAACATATCTGGTAGTTCAGACCTGACCCTCCAGGAGGCCGAAAGGATCGTGGAGGTTGTTGCCGAGGAACTTGATCCCGATGCAAACATAATATGGGGTGCCCAGATTCAGGATGAACTGCAGAACGTCATAAGAACGACCATCGTTGTTGCGGGTGTAAGGTCACCCTACATCTATGGGGCCCATGGCTCTGCAGAGAAGGAGTTCCTGGAGGAAAAACAGCGTGAAAAGGACTCAGTCGATGAGTCCGTCCTGGAAGAATTTATAGATGGAGTATTCTGA
- a CDS encoding protein translocase SEC61 complex subunit gamma, producing MKYRESILNFIKQSKRVLRVSKKPSREEYLNVSKVTGIGIIIIGVIGFIISIIAQLLGG from the coding sequence ATGAAATACAGGGAGTCTATTTTAAATTTTATAAAACAGTCAAAGAGGGTATTGAGGGTTTCAAAGAAACCGAGCCGTGAGGAATACCTCAACGTGTCAAAGGTAACCGGTATAGGTATAATAATAATAGGCGTCATTGGATTCATAATAAGTATAATTGCCCAGCTCCTCGGGGGCTAG
- a CDS encoding transcription elongation factor Spt5: MEDSKNSIYALKTSVGQEKNVARMLARKVRDSGIEINAILVPESLRGYILVESSSKIDMRNPAIRVPHLRGVVESKTEGEAEIDFEEVKRFLKPEPIISSIKKGSIVELISGPFKGERAKVIRIDESREEVVLELIEAAVPIPVTVKGDQIRIIQKEAD; this comes from the coding sequence ATGGAAGATAGTAAAAATTCCATCTATGCCCTTAAGACCTCTGTGGGTCAGGAGAAAAATGTGGCCAGGATGCTTGCAAGAAAGGTTAGGGATAGTGGTATAGAGATAAACGCTATTCTTGTCCCGGAATCACTGAGGGGATACATCCTGGTGGAGTCCTCATCAAAGATTGACATGAGAAACCCTGCAATAAGGGTACCCCACCTCAGGGGTGTAGTTGAAAGTAAAACAGAGGGTGAGGCCGAGATCGACTTTGAAGAGGTTAAAAGGTTCCTCAAGCCAGAGCCCATAATATCATCCATTAAGAAGGGAAGCATTGTTGAACTCATATCCGGACCCTTTAAGGGTGAAAGGGCAAAGGTTATCCGCATAGATGAGTCAAGGGAGGAAGTTGTACTTGAACTCATAGAGGCGGCCGTGCCCATTCCAGTAACTGTTAAAGGTGATCAGATTAGAATAATACAAAAGGAGGCTGATTAA
- a CDS encoding 50S ribosomal protein L11 — protein MAKETVEILIDGGKATPGPPLGPAIGPLGINMMQVVEEINRKTADFEGMKVPVKIIVDTDTRDFEVEVGTPPTTALIMDELKLEKGSQDPGMDKIADISMEQVLKIARMKFDALLSNDYKRAVKEIMGTCVSMGITVNGKDPREVQREVDQGVYDDLLTS, from the coding sequence ATGGCTAAAGAAACCGTTGAAATTCTTATTGATGGTGGAAAAGCCACTCCAGGACCACCTCTGGGTCCTGCGATTGGTCCGCTTGGAATTAACATGATGCAGGTAGTTGAGGAGATAAACCGCAAGACAGCTGACTTTGAGGGGATGAAGGTCCCTGTAAAGATCATAGTGGACACTGATACAAGGGACTTTGAGGTTGAAGTGGGTACCCCTCCAACAACTGCCCTCATCATGGATGAACTCAAGCTGGAGAAGGGGTCCCAGGATCCAGGGATGGATAAGATAGCAGACATTTCAATGGAACAGGTGCTGAAGATCGCCAGGATGAAATTCGATGCGCTCCTCTCAAATGACTACAAACGTGCAGTCAAGGAGATAATGGGTACCTGTGTCAGCATGGGTATAACAGTGAACGGTAAGGACCCCCGTGAGGTTCAGAGGGAGGTTGACCAGGGAGTCTATGATGACCTCCTCACATCATAA
- a CDS encoding 50S ribosomal protein L1 has product MQQEIMEAVKKAKELSRPRNFTQSMDVILNIKDLDVNKPENRFDEEVSLPNGRGKDVKIAVIADGELALQAKNAGADLVITKDELEELGKNRKEAKKLANQYEFFVAQADMMPLVGRFMGPVLGPRKKMPKPVPATINPEPILNKLRDTVKVRIKDQPVVHTVVGTEDMDDEKLAENIEAVLQTIDRKLEKGRNQLKSMYVKTTMGPVVRVI; this is encoded by the coding sequence ATGCAACAAGAGATAATGGAAGCGGTGAAGAAGGCCAAGGAACTTTCAAGGCCGAGAAACTTCACACAGTCCATGGATGTTATTCTTAACATCAAGGACCTTGACGTCAATAAACCAGAGAACAGGTTTGACGAGGAAGTTTCTCTACCCAACGGCCGCGGTAAGGATGTGAAGATTGCCGTGATCGCCGATGGGGAACTGGCCCTCCAGGCTAAAAATGCAGGGGCCGACCTTGTGATAACCAAGGATGAACTTGAAGAACTTGGCAAAAACCGTAAGGAAGCAAAGAAACTTGCCAACCAGTATGAATTCTTTGTGGCTCAGGCAGATATGATGCCCCTGGTGGGTCGATTCATGGGGCCCGTTCTCGGACCCAGAAAGAAGATGCCCAAACCGGTGCCAGCAACAATAAACCCGGAGCCCATCCTGAATAAACTCAGGGACACGGTTAAGGTTAGAATCAAGGACCAGCCAGTGGTTCATACAGTGGTTGGTACCGAGGACATGGACGATGAGAAGCTTGCCGAGAACATAGAGGCGGTTCTTCAGACAATCGACCGTAAACTTGAGAAGGGAAGAAACCAGTTAAAGTCCATGTACGTTAAGACAACCATGGGCCCGGTAGTGAGGGTGATTTAA